TTTCCAAAGATGAAGTTTCTGAGAGTCCTTCAACCTTATCAGCAGAAGCCAATCCGAAAGGAGAGAACCAACCTGCCGACATACCATATGATAGTGAGATCGAAAATGGAAGCATTACTTTCAATTTCAAGTACCCTGCACCGGGGGAATCAGGAAATGCAAATGGGAGTAtggaaaatataaaagaaaagttGGAATTGGATGAATCAAGCAATTTTATCGAGAATACCAACCATCATGTAGACGATATATCAGATACTAGAAGTACTAGCGTAGTTCAGTGCTCTAACGCGACGGACAACACAGGAGACATCCGTGGACAAGCACTTAACATTAAAAACGTTACTTCTGGTAATGCTTCCGAGCATGACCGAGTTCAAGGACCTAGCTACAGGAGCATGAGAACTGAAATTTCTAATGTAGAATCCCTTGATCACAAGTGCGTCAACTCTAATGATCTTTCTATACGGACTGCTGATCCACATGTTACCAAGAAAGACCACAAGAACTTGGATGATGTTTCAATTGTCAGCCCAGCGCATTATGATGAAGGAGAGTCGAGTTTCTCTGCTGGAGGTCTTACTACGTATTCGGAGCCAATATCACATTCCGGGAACCTCTCCCTTCGGTCTGATAGCAGTGCTACCAGTGGCAGATCTTTCGCTTTCCCAATGTAAACTTTTGTCACTTTATCACTTTCATATCCTTCCCACGTTAGATTTCTTTAgctttctttcttttgttttgcaGATTACAATCTGAATGGAATAGCAGTCCAGTAAGAATGGCAAAAGGTGATAGGAGACATTTTCGGAAACACAAGGGTTGGAGATCAGGTCTTCTTTGCTGTAGATTCTAAAACCTCATATATCATTTATAGGTGTTGCTAAACCATATACAGGTGCCAGTATTTTTTCATTAAcgttttgaatatttaattatggtttCAAATATTTCTGAGGCTCAGTCCGATCGATCCGAGTTTGTGAACATGGAGTTGTTGAGTGTGTCTGATATGTTGTTTATTCTTCGACATCATATTTAGTGGTAGTACAGTATATGTACTATGTAGGGTCTCTTATTGTTTGGTATACGTGCTCAAATTCCGTTAACATCTTGTAGATGTGTGGTATAATTTTGCAGAGCTGAGAACTGGAGTGCTTCCTTGATCTTGTCATTAAAACCAAAATCTGAATCTTTTTCCAACAAACTGCACAAGAGTTTAGTTATTAAAACGACAATAAAACCCAGTATGTCTAAGAAAACTCCGAATGCCCTTTACATTCTTTAGGTGGTGGAAGTTTATTTATTGCAACCTCCTTAGCTCTGTTCGTCTCATTCGGAGAGACTGTGTCAAAAGCACAATACCATATTGTATcgtaaaatgaaaattttcccaATTCAACATCAGATTTTATCTACACATCTCTGCAAAacaaatgttaaattatgaaaGCAATTATCAAAGTTAGAGCCAAATACCGAAAAATCATCCATGAATATCTCCATGACATCCTCCATATCTGAGAAAATCGTCATCATACACCACTGAAAAGTGGTCGATTCATTGTAAAGACCGAACGACATCCTCCGATATGCATATGTCTCATATGGCACGTGAATGTGGTCTTTTCTTGGTCCCTGACTGATCACAATCTGGTTGTATGTTGAATATTCatccacaaaacaataatattgaTAATCAGATAACATGTCAAGCATCAAATCAATGAATGGAAGTGTAAGTGGTCCTTCCTCGTGGCTTTGTTGAGTTTCCTGTAATAAATAACTCGCCATCCGATTATTGTCCTGGTAGAAATTAGTTCGTTATTATCATATTTTACCACTGTCATTCCACTTTTATTTAGCACAACTTGTACTGGAGAAACCAATGAACTATCTGAAATAGGATAAATAATGTCATCATTTAACAGTTTTTGTACCTCTATCCTTACTCATTATCTCTTTCAATGCTGGGTTTAACCTCTTTTGATTATCAACACAAAGGATATATGATTCTTCCATCAAAATTTTGTGCTGATAATATATGGACTTATACCCTTAATATAATAAATCGATTAACCCAATGCAGATTTGGATTCTCTCAAAACATGCAATAATCTTTCTTTCTCATTTGAAGTAAGAGAGGATGAAATTATTACCGGATATGATGATTTCTCACCCAAAAATGCTTAGCAGTGATGGTTAGGCCGTACTTTCAATTCAGGAGCGGGTTCAGACATTTCTTCCAGTGGCTCTTCCCTTGGATCATCcttttggatattttttttcCCATCTCTTCAAGGACTAGAATTTGTTCTTTAAGATCCCAATCATCTTCCTCCACAGACATTGCTGAATTCACATTGCACCTTTCCATTGCATCTTCCACCTTTGTTCCTTCACCAAATTTATTCACACAAGAATCCATAATGTTAATTCTACTACATTTTCTTACCTCATCATGGAATTTGATGGCACTATAGATGTTGAACGTGACAACTTCACTACCAACACATAGAGTCAATTTTCATTCCTGCACATCGATTAAGGCTCTTCCAACGGAAAGAATGGCCTCCCCAATGTCAATGGAACATCTCGGTCTTCTTCCATGTCTAATATTACAAAATCAGGAGGAAAAATAATATCTACTTTTACCAGTACGTCCTCGAAAACTCCTCGAGGATAAGTGAGTGATCTATTAGCCAGCTTCAAGGTGATCGTAGTAGGTTTCACTTATCCAAGCTCAAAGTCCCTGAAAAtagacaaaaatattaaatttacttGCTCCTAAATCACAAAGTACTCTGTTAATTGAAGAACCACCAATAAAACATTGAATAATGAAACTCTCTAGATCATATAGATTCTGTGGTAGCTTCAGTTGCAAGATTGTACTGCATTCCTCTGTCAACTTCACAGTTCAAAATATGCTTACTTCTTTTTCCTGAACATCACATCCTTCATGAATTTTGCGTAGTTATGAATTTTCTCCAAAGCATCAACAAACAAGATGTTGGTGTGAATTTCTTGAAGATATCAAGAAACTTAGAAAACCGCTCGTCCAAAACTTTCTTCTTAAATTGTCGAGGATATGGTAAAATGGCTTTCAATGCAACCGGTTTCCCTGGCACAATCACAAGCTCACTAATTTCATCACTCTTCGATTGCTCTACTTCCACCTCAGTTTCTTCCACTTGCTTATCCGCATTGGATTTGCAACTCCAATCTCTTTTCCACTCATCAAGGTAATGACTTACATTGTTCCTTTGGGTTCACCTCAGCATTGCTAGGAAAAAAATCCTTTCTGGTGGCTATTTAAAGCACTTGCCAACTTACCAATTTATGTTTCAAGATATTTTATAGAAGCACCCGTATTGTTCATATGAGTCTCAATATTATTCAGCCTATTCTCACTCATCCCCATTCTCTTCGAAGATTCTGAAACGAAAGTGCTCACTAAATCCTCTAAAGATGGTCTAccttcactttttttttttattattgaaccCTAGTGGTGGATTCAATACATTCTTGTTACtggcataaaaaaaattcatgattaCATAAGCTAGGATGATAATGATTTGGCAAAAGGTTATCTCGATAGCCACCAAATTTACGGTTGTTTGCATATTGAGCTTACTCCATTGTTGCACCCATGTCAGTAGAAGTCATTCCAGTCGCCACTGCAACTGATTTAGTTGCTGAATTTCCCTTGCTTACTGCCGCCAATTGTGTAGCTAGGCCTGTCATTTGTGCAAAAAGTTCATTGAAAGAGTCTACTTCATAAACTCAAGCTGGTTTTCTCGTCATAGATATCACACTTGGCCACTAGTAACTGTTGATGGTCATTTGCTCAAGCATCTCCTATGCATCCTCGGGAAGTTAGGCAAAGATAGTCCCGCCAGTTGCCGCATCTACAAACATACTTGTTTGTCCATTCAAATCATTGTCAATCTGCACTCAGTCTTCAAAGTTATGGTTTGGGCATTTCCTCAACAATTCTAGATATCGCTCTCATGCTTCATACAGCAGTTGTTCATAATCATGTTGTCTGATTGCTGTGATCTCGATCTTTAGTTGAACTGACTTTGCTGGTGGAAAATACTTGGTCAGAAACTTTGAACCCACATCAACCCATGTTGGATGCTCCCCAAAGGATAAGATTGCAACCAACTATGTGAACTATTCCTGAGAGAATGGGAACAGTCGTAGTATAATAGTATATTCAATAACGTTGTTAATCTTCACCATATCAGCTATCTCTAGAAAAGTACGTAGTTGAAGATTTGGATCCTCAGAAGCATAACCCCCAAACTGGTTTTGCAGCACCATGTTGATCAACTCCTGTTTCAGTTCAAAGTTGTTGGCATTGATCGTCCCACGAGCAATTCCTGAATAGTTGACATTGATCACCGGTTTAAATTGATATCTGATATGCAACACTCCTCCATTGTTGTTCTCTATGTTTTCAGCCATTTGTCTCAGTTCTTATCTTTGTGTTTTTCTCAATGCTTTAGCAGTCTTTTCAATCTCCAGATCAAAAAGCAACAAATCAATATTTTGAGTTTTTCGCATCAACGGCAAGACAAAGAGAAATAATTCCATAAAATAAACTCTATATTAAAATCAAGAGTAATTGGTAACAATATCAATGCAATTCAAATGATATTTGTTACTCGGAAACAgtgccaaaaacttgttgtatGATTTCTTACCGTAAGTACACGTTGTCAAGTTTTAGTACGTGGTAGACTAGGAATATTGTCCCACAAAAAATGAACAATTCAATATTATAATAAGTTATGtagttaaaataatattaacttTATTCAGAAAATCAAacttgaaaattataatgtaaaataaaattgcaGTAGATGAAACTAAATAACCAGATTAGCAATGATAAAATAAGTgagatataaattataaatgttCGATTTCATTTGACCATccactatgtttaatttctacCAATGTATGCATCATAAATTTCTTTAGTTTACTAGCAAAAAATTCTCAATCTTTCCTTCTCCATTCCCATGTGACAAGTAGAAGTTTATTATCAAATATCGATTTCAATATTCatattcaaaatcaaatatcaaataacataaaaaacacAATAATTCTTATATATCTTACAAGCTAGAAAAAGTAACTGCTACCGACTGCCTATAAATTATGGGTAATTCTCTAACTATCTAACTAGAAGTTACTGTTGTGAGCTAATCTTGAGTTTAATAACTAGTTTCTAGAATGAACAATCATGGACAAAATGGATCTTACAGAAGAATTCTAGAATTTTTACGAAGATATATTTTTATCCACTAACTTGGCCAATATTTGGTTGAGTATGTCTCATATGAGATGATATCAATGATCTATATATATGAGACGAGTCTACCTAGTCTATATATacagcaaaaaaaaatatttttgaattaaagttaataatttttaatagatCGAGTCAGACATATGTCTTACAACTCATAGAAGTTTTTATCTTTGGCCCATTAAGCTTTCAAATTATAATATTGGTGTACTAAATTTTAGTATTCGAAATATTTGGTTCAATTACCGACGTAATATAAGACAATTCAGCATATTTCGGTACTATGTAAACACTTTTTTTCAATATCATCAAAATTTTTTGATATGATGTCATGTTAGTATTGTCATTTCAGCATTATGACGAAATATggttgaaattaaaaacaaatgaaATTTAGAGCACCAAAACTTTGAAACTTAGTTGTCACGCCCCAGAACGGGGGTtggttgacaccggcgttgctctccaatttacattcgaaaacaacaagcctcagaattacagaattttcagaaaccagtcttttattcacaatactgaatattcattgtctgatacaactcaaataataatgttttacagcggaaatgtaaaaccaaatATAACATTGTCTTAACAAATGCAGCGGACTACACATAAATTAGAACTGATAACAACGGTCTccttcaccagccccagaattgaatctgctcttcttcttctagcttttcttcctcgttcttatctgagatgggtttggtgggtgagtgatgtaattgtcactcagtaagcaggggcgggaataactcccagtttttAAACAACATTTTTACAGAAACAgaaatacaataatatacagaaaactcTTGTTTCCAGAACAGGAATCAGAATTTAGAAATCAGAattagtaagcactgagcacgttagtgaatttcatggctaaactgatatcagacccctatatgttctctcctctaaggggtgaggccagaatcagaatcagaattcagaaatgttcagaatatatattcctaccattagttcactagggagtttcagtgcttcaaaatcacatatcatatatcagaaatcaaacatTCAGAAACTGTACTTTAAAACggaattatcaaactgatttcaagatatttatacataagcccatTTACTGTAATTTGCTAGAAATTTCGGTTGAATTCTGTAATCTGCTGATGTCGCTACTGGTTTCTACAGATTCGAAAAATGCACTCTCTTAGCTCTAATTTCAAGTGATAATTTCAAGGTTTGTGTAACCCATTTCAGAGACTTGAGGGtgatatttataggccaaattctGACTGTTGGACTCTCTATTAATGGCAATAATCTGTCATGATGTGccattaacaatctttattccattttaaatgcttcagttacaagttcTAATCTGAATCAGTAGCTTATCTGCTGAAATCTCGCAACTGAacttcttctgctgctggattctgtcTGCTGGAATTTTGTTTGCTGGAAAATAACATCTTCTGAAATATTGgctgctgctggaattgttagcttctgctgGAATTTTTCATTGCTACTGAATATTGCTAGCTACTGCAAAAAAATGCTAGCTGCCggaaattcgggttctcacatccctccctccttatgagaagtttcgtcctcgaaacttggctatACATGATTCTCAAAGAAATAAGGGTATTGTGCTCGCATCTTTTCTTCcgactcccaagtagcttctctttcggtgtgattggaccattgcactttgacatatggaataGTTCGTCGCCTCAGTACTTGATCTTTGTTATCCACAATTCGAATCGGAATTTCTTCATACTTCAGTTCTTCATTTAGATTTTCCTCCACCAGAAATGGTCCAGCTTCCAGAATATGACTTGGATCGGAAA
The DNA window shown above is from Primulina huaijiensis isolate GDHJ02 chromosome 12, ASM1229523v2, whole genome shotgun sequence and carries:
- the LOC140990611 gene encoding uncharacterized protein → MDSLRSEDSSETKGQSLQNSKKRDSRNSTSVQITISDLFEADEGLYTDKNVLECEVPQLTAWYKETSNGHIVKDICVDEVVNVKEKILIESYEVRTLTEASEEESFVEKKLLVEEFGTRSFLRSFISLLEDQGNKPLQPLHQDFSKDEVSESPSTLSAEANPKGENQPADIPYDSEIENGSITFNFKYPAPGESGNANGSMENIKEKLELDESSNFIENTNHHVDDISDTRSTSVVQCSNATDNTGDIRGQALNIKNVTSGNASEHDRVQGPSYRSMRTEISNVESLDHKCVNSNDLSIRTADPHVTKKDHKNLDDVSIVSPAHYDEGESSFSAGGLTTYSEPISHSGNLSLRSDSSATSGRSFAFPILQSEWNSSPVRMAKGDRRHFRKHKGWRSGLLCCRF